One window of the Candidatus Eremiobacteraceae bacterium genome contains the following:
- the rpsU gene encoding 30S ribosomal protein S21 — translation MMETRVGPNESIESALKRFKKLCQKAGVLAEARRHEHYEKPSVRRKKKSAAARKRRS, via the coding sequence ATCATGGAAACGAGAGTCGGCCCCAACGAATCGATCGAAAGCGCCCTCAAGCGTTTTAAGAAGCTGTGTCAGAAGGCAGGTGTGCTCGCGGAGGCACGCCGGCACGAGCACTACGAAAAGCCCAGCGTTCGCCGCAAGAAGAAATCCGCGGCAGCGCGTAAACGCCGGAGCTGA
- a CDS encoding GatB/YqeY domain-containing protein, which translates to MPTILDRLNADLKSAMKARDTERMDTLRMAISAIKYRQIDAAAPLAPSEEEDVLRKQVKQRDDSIEQFAKAGRQELADKETRERAILGEYLPKELTDAELRSMVGDLVASLPPAATFPDAMKAAMGALKDKAPGKAIQAAVRAAMDARVSS; encoded by the coding sequence ATGCCCACAATCCTGGATCGCCTGAACGCCGATCTGAAGTCGGCGATGAAGGCGCGAGACACTGAGCGTATGGACACGCTTCGAATGGCGATTTCTGCCATCAAGTACAGGCAGATCGACGCCGCTGCGCCCCTCGCACCGTCCGAAGAAGAAGACGTCCTTCGCAAGCAGGTCAAGCAGCGCGACGACTCGATCGAGCAATTCGCGAAAGCCGGGCGTCAGGAACTCGCCGACAAAGAAACTCGCGAACGCGCGATTCTCGGCGAATATCTGCCGAAGGAGTTGACCGACGCCGAATTGCGTTCGATGGTCGGCGATTTGGTCGCAAGCCTTCCGCCCGCGGCAACGTTTCCCGATGCGATGAAGGCGGCCATGGGCGCACTCAAAGACAAGGCTCCGGGAAAAGCGATCCAGGCGGCCGTTCGCGCTGCGATGGATGCGCGCGTGTCGTCGTGA